The Meiothermus sp. CFH 77666 region GCTCCCAGCACCAGCCCGGCTTCCAGCAAGGCAGGGTGGCCTCCGAAAGCATGCAGCACAAACTTTGCGGGTTTGTTCTGATAGAGCCATTCGGCCATCTCGGTTTCGGCCTGGCCCTCTACCTTGCTGCGAACGTGAAAAATGAGCGGAAGCCCCAGCGTCTGGGCCAGTTGGTGCTGAAAGTCCAGGGCTTTGTACTGGGCTTGCCGGGTTTCGGGCGTCCAGTAGAAGTCCAGCCCGGTCTCGCCAATGGCGCGTACCCTGGGGTGCAGGGCCAGGTGGTGCAGATCGGCCTCGAGCTCCGGGGATAGCAGACCGGCCTCGGTGGGGTGCAGGCCCACTGCGGCCCAGATGTGGGGGTGGGCCTCGGCCAGGGCCAGGGCTTTGCGGTTGCGGACGGGGTTGGTGCCGATGGTCAGAATGGCCTTGAAATCCCTCGAGGCCTCGAGGGCGGCCTGGGTTTCCTCGGGTTCCATGTAGTCCAGGTGGCAGTGGGTGTCGGTCATAGCGAAGACAGTCCGCCGTTCAGTTTACGCCCTACGCTACAGCCAATAGACCTCTGGCTTTCATACACTGGCAGCATGCGCTTCTGGATGATAGCTCTGCTGGTTTTTCTTGCCGGCTGCCTGCCCGCCCTGCAGCCCGTGGATCCCGATCGGATCCCTAGCGCCGATAACTGGGGG contains the following coding sequences:
- a CDS encoding TatD family hydrolase, producing the protein MTDTHCHLDYMEPEETQAALEASRDFKAILTIGTNPVRNRKALALAEAHPHIWAAVGLHPTEAGLLSPELEADLHHLALHPRVRAIGETGLDFYWTPETRQAQYKALDFQHQLAQTLGLPLIFHVRSKVEGQAETEMAEWLYQNKPAKFVLHAFGGHPALLEAGLVLGAYFGFAGPLTYKKNTALREAAQEIPLNRLLIETDAPFLPPEPHRGQRNHPALARFTLARLAEIRGMETPAMETITDQNAQACFGF